The following are encoded together in the Candidatus Methylomirabilota bacterium genome:
- a CDS encoding aspartate/glutamate racemase family protein — translation MKIAVINPNSSETVTGAVMESAKRAASPGTELIGVTTKGGTRNIDSAFGDYLSGAFMIRTCLESVAVHAPDAVVLAGFGRVGIDALREALTIPVVSIAEASMAVACLLGHRFTTLTMLQQFIPYQQDLVRLFGFEAKCASVRAININVEECVTNRDKTLGELAREIQRIVAEDRAEVVILACAGLCGYDTELSRRAGVPVLDPVAVGVKVAESLVGLGLSHSKIRKFAAPPQPLEHYL, via the coding sequence ATGAAGATCGCGGTGATCAATCCGAACAGCTCGGAGACCGTGACGGGGGCGGTCATGGAGTCGGCGAAGCGCGCGGCGTCCCCCGGCACCGAGCTGATCGGCGTGACCACCAAGGGCGGGACGCGCAACATCGATTCTGCCTTCGGCGACTACCTCTCGGGTGCGTTCATGATCCGCACCTGCCTGGAGTCCGTGGCCGTGCACGCGCCCGACGCCGTCGTGCTGGCCGGCTTCGGCCGCGTCGGCATCGACGCGCTCAGGGAGGCGCTGACCATCCCGGTCGTCTCGATCGCCGAGGCGTCGATGGCCGTGGCCTGCCTGCTCGGCCATCGGTTCACGACCCTCACCATGCTCCAGCAATTCATCCCCTATCAACAAGATCTGGTCCGCCTCTTCGGCTTCGAGGCCAAGTGCGCGTCGGTCCGCGCCATCAACATCAACGTCGAGGAGTGCGTGACCAACCGCGACAAAACGCTGGGTGAGCTCGCGCGCGAGATCCAGAGGATCGTGGCCGAGGACCGCGCCGAGGTCGTCATCCTGGCCTGCGCGGGCCTCTGCGGCTACGACACCGAGCTGTCGCGCCGGGCAGGCGTCCCCGTGCTCGATCCGGTCGCGGTGGGCGTGAAGGTCGCCGAGAGCCTGGTCGGGCTCGGCCTCTCGCACTCGAAGATCCGGAAGTTCGCGGCCCCGCCCCAGCCCCTCGAGCACTACCTCTGA
- the arcC gene encoding carbamate kinase, whose translation MSLIVVAIGGNALRTEDGVGAPSEWFDALTQSLPPLVDLVVEGHRLVLTHGNGPQVGEELLRMEIAKPVMPALTLDLCVAETEGSIGYAIQQVMDNLLGQRGLAARVASVVTQVVVDRSDPAFASPTKPIGAFYRKAEALRQAREHGWSVVEDSGRGWRRVVPSPRPVRVVETPLIRTLVEARMIPIAVGGGGIPVFETPTGLHGAEAVIEKDLATAVLAGELDADRVFFLTGVDRVAVGYGTPAQRFLDRLTVAEARRLLAAGEFPPGSMGPKVEAAVQFVEAGGRAAIITSLGRIGEATRGTGGTIIQREAA comes from the coding sequence ATGAGCCTCATCGTCGTCGCCATCGGAGGCAACGCCCTGCGCACCGAGGACGGCGTCGGCGCGCCGTCCGAGTGGTTCGACGCGCTGACGCAGAGCTTGCCGCCGCTGGTGGACCTCGTGGTCGAGGGCCACCGGCTCGTCCTCACCCACGGCAACGGGCCCCAGGTGGGCGAGGAGCTACTGCGCATGGAGATCGCCAAGCCGGTGATGCCGGCGCTGACGCTCGATCTCTGCGTGGCCGAGACGGAGGGAAGTATCGGGTACGCCATCCAGCAGGTGATGGACAACCTGCTCGGCCAGCGCGGCCTGGCGGCCCGGGTGGCGTCGGTGGTTACCCAGGTCGTGGTCGACCGGAGCGATCCAGCCTTCGCGAGTCCCACCAAGCCGATCGGCGCCTTTTATCGCAAGGCCGAGGCCCTCCGTCAAGCGCGCGAGCACGGCTGGAGCGTCGTGGAGGACAGCGGCCGGGGCTGGCGCCGCGTGGTGCCCTCGCCGCGTCCCGTGCGCGTGGTGGAGACGCCGCTGATCCGGACGCTCGTGGAGGCGAGGATGATCCCCATCGCCGTCGGCGGTGGCGGGATTCCGGTCTTCGAGACGCCCACGGGCTTGCACGGCGCCGAGGCGGTGATCGAGAAGGACCTGGCGACCGCCGTGCTGGCGGGCGAGCTCGACGCCGACCGCGTCTTCTTCCTCACTGGTGTCGACCGGGTGGCCGTCGGCTACGGCACCCCCGCCCAGCGCTTCCTCGATCGGCTCACGGTTGCCGAGGCCCGCCGCCTGCTGGCGGCGGGCGAGTTCCCGCCGGGGAGCATGGGGCCCAAGGTCGAGGCCGCGGTGCAGTTCGTCGAAGCCGGCGGGCGCGCGGCCATCATCACCTCGCTCGGCCGGATAGGGGAAGCCACGAGGGGGACGGGCGGGACTATCATCCAGCGGGAGGCGGCATGA
- a CDS encoding 3-oxoacyl-ACP reductase family protein: protein MNRLQDKVAIITGGNTGIGRAVALAYADEGADVAVAWIAREPEARSLVEAVEKKGRRALALRTDVTVEADVKAMVAGVGQAFGRIDVLVNSAGIQKAQPITEMTAEDWDRMIAVHLRGAFLCCREVAPVMIGQKSGRIILVTSQLAYSGRPRYAAYSAAKGGLLTFTRALAQELAPHGILVNSVAPGLIDTGFDPLPEEAKRAHAASLPLKRLGTPDDLAGAFVFLASDESRYFCGQTLHPNGGEIMP, encoded by the coding sequence ATGAATCGCCTGCAGGACAAGGTGGCCATCATCACGGGCGGCAACACCGGGATCGGGCGCGCCGTCGCGCTCGCCTACGCCGACGAGGGCGCGGACGTCGCGGTGGCCTGGATCGCACGCGAGCCCGAGGCCCGCTCGCTGGTGGAGGCCGTCGAGAAGAAGGGCCGCCGCGCGCTGGCGCTCAGGACGGACGTCACCGTCGAAGCCGACGTCAAGGCGATGGTCGCCGGGGTGGGCCAGGCCTTCGGCCGCATCGACGTCCTGGTGAACAGCGCGGGGATCCAGAAGGCCCAGCCGATCACGGAGATGACCGCCGAGGACTGGGACCGAATGATCGCGGTGCACCTGCGGGGGGCGTTCTTGTGCTGCCGCGAGGTGGCGCCGGTGATGATCGGGCAGAAGAGCGGGCGCATCATCCTCGTGACCTCGCAGCTCGCCTACAGCGGCCGCCCGCGCTACGCCGCATACTCGGCTGCCAAGGGCGGCCTGCTGACGTTCACGCGCGCGCTGGCCCAGGAGCTGGCGCCGCACGGGATCCTCGTGAACTCGGTGGCACCGGGGCTCATCGACACCGGCTTCGATCCGCTGCCCGAGGAGGCCAAGCGCGCCCACGCCGCCTCGCTCCCGCTCAAGCGCCTGGGGACGCCGGATGATCTCGCGGGGGCGTTCGTCTTCCTGGCATCCGACGAGAGCCGCTACTTCTGCGGGCAGACGCTGCATCCGAACGGTGGGGAGATCATGCCGTGA
- a CDS encoding polysaccharide deacetylase family protein, with protein MSGTGGLGTLVVAAAALAVSACATATEWQTREVFESSDFIVTFAKSGDTTQSLAGRFLGDPAKAWMIEDYNGLARLTPGREVVIPKKPWSPAGVYATGYQLVPVLVYHNLAPQAKGRLIMAASGFEQQMRYLKTHGYRVISLTDLMEYMALGRQLPRRSVVLTFDDGYKSFLQHAYPLLKDLGFPATLFVYTDYVGNGRNALDWDDLKWLANDGFQVGAHSKTHSDLRRHPGEPNEEFTRRMQIELAEPLALFRRRLGRTPHVLAYPYGAHNDELAQKVREHGYIAAFSVRREGNASFVHPLRIRRSQIYADMTLEEFARNLDIFHQEALQ; from the coding sequence ATGAGCGGCACCGGGGGTCTGGGAACCCTCGTGGTGGCCGCGGCCGCGCTCGCGGTCAGCGCCTGCGCCACGGCGACGGAGTGGCAGACCCGGGAGGTCTTCGAATCGAGCGACTTCATCGTCACCTTCGCCAAGAGCGGCGACACCACGCAGAGCCTCGCCGGGCGCTTCCTCGGCGATCCCGCCAAGGCGTGGATGATCGAGGACTACAACGGCCTGGCCCGCCTCACCCCGGGCCGGGAGGTCGTCATTCCCAAGAAGCCGTGGAGCCCGGCCGGCGTCTACGCGACCGGCTATCAGCTCGTGCCCGTGCTCGTCTACCACAACCTCGCGCCCCAGGCCAAAGGCCGCCTGATCATGGCCGCCAGCGGCTTCGAGCAGCAGATGCGTTATTTGAAGACTCACGGCTACCGGGTGATCAGCCTCACCGACCTGATGGAGTACATGGCGCTGGGCCGCCAGCTCCCCCGGCGCAGCGTCGTCCTCACCTTCGACGACGGCTACAAGTCGTTCCTCCAGCACGCCTATCCGCTCCTGAAGGACCTGGGCTTCCCGGCCACGCTGTTCGTGTACACCGACTACGTCGGCAACGGGCGCAATGCGCTCGACTGGGACGACCTCAAGTGGCTGGCCAACGACGGCTTCCAGGTCGGCGCCCACTCCAAGACGCACAGCGATCTGCGTCGCCATCCCGGCGAGCCGAACGAGGAGTTCACCCGGCGCATGCAGATCGAGCTGGCGGAGCCGCTCGCGCTCTTCCGGCGGCGCCTGGGCCGGACGCCGCACGTGCTCGCGTATCCCTACGGCGCCCATAACGACGAGCTGGCGCAGAAGGTCCGCGAGCACGGGTACATCGCCGCCTTCTCCGTCCGCCGCGAGGGCAACGCGTCCTTCGTCCACCCGCTCCGCATCCGCCGGAGCCAGATCTACGCGGACATGACCCTCGAGGAGTTCGCCCGGAATCTCGACATCTTCCACCAGGAGGCGCTCCAGTGA
- a CDS encoding adenylate/guanylate cyclase domain-containing protein, with amino-acid sequence MPEPEAGRGSRIRLPLKLKLGLLITALLVVTVTFLSAFLLYRAEKSLTAQMTKRGLTIAQHLANAARNPLLTNDGLTLNLLVKDAMKDEDVAYVIIADHDGKVVAHTDVNLIGRRVERITELTRLGEDPLIQTYTDPEQGRIMDFAIPLTFRKVPVGAIYLGFSQKSIGQALAQARNQTIAISVVMILIGIGGAVVLAGLLARPILRLVEGTRAIAEGDFTVTLAVPSRDEIGMLTEAFNLMAKNLREKEMIKRAFARYVAREVVEELLKDPERLVLTGERREVTVLFCDMRGFTALSERMSPEEVVMLLNDFYDLMIEATFRHEGTLDKFLGDAVMAVFGAPIAHPDHTIRAVRTAVAMREGIERLSAQRIRAGKEPLTVGVGVSTGEAVAGTVGTQDRMEYTVIGDSVNLAARLESNAKSMQILMSGRTYRDVKEHVEARPLGVVKVKGKEEDVEVYEVLRLK; translated from the coding sequence ATGCCAGAGCCAGAAGCCGGTCGCGGGTCGCGGATCCGCCTGCCGCTGAAGCTCAAGCTCGGCCTGCTCATCACCGCGCTGCTGGTGGTGACGGTGACCTTCCTGAGCGCCTTCCTCCTCTATCGCGCCGAGAAGAGCCTGACCGCCCAGATGACCAAGCGGGGCCTCACCATCGCTCAGCACCTTGCCAACGCCGCCAGGAACCCCCTTCTCACCAACGACGGGCTCACGCTGAACCTCCTGGTGAAGGACGCCATGAAGGACGAGGACGTCGCCTACGTGATCATCGCCGATCACGATGGCAAGGTCGTCGCCCATACCGACGTCAATCTGATCGGCCGGCGGGTCGAGCGGATCACCGAGCTGACGCGGCTGGGCGAGGACCCGTTGATCCAGACCTACACCGATCCCGAGCAGGGACGGATCATGGACTTCGCGATCCCCCTGACCTTTCGCAAGGTGCCGGTGGGCGCCATCTACCTCGGGTTCAGCCAGAAATCCATCGGACAGGCGCTGGCGCAGGCCCGCAACCAGACGATCGCCATCAGCGTGGTCATGATCCTGATCGGGATCGGCGGGGCCGTGGTCCTGGCCGGGCTCCTGGCCCGGCCGATCCTCCGCCTGGTCGAGGGCACGCGCGCCATCGCCGAGGGCGACTTCACGGTCACGCTGGCCGTCCCCTCCCGGGACGAGATCGGCATGCTCACCGAGGCCTTCAACCTGATGGCCAAGAACCTCCGCGAGAAGGAGATGATCAAGCGGGCGTTCGCGCGCTACGTGGCCCGCGAGGTGGTGGAGGAGCTGTTGAAGGACCCCGAGCGGCTGGTCCTCACCGGCGAGCGGCGCGAGGTGACCGTGCTCTTCTGCGACATGCGCGGCTTCACCGCACTCTCCGAGCGCATGAGCCCGGAAGAGGTCGTGATGCTGCTGAACGACTTCTACGACCTCATGATCGAGGCGACGTTCCGGCACGAAGGCACCCTGGACAAGTTCCTCGGCGACGCGGTCATGGCGGTCTTCGGCGCGCCCATCGCCCATCCGGACCACACGATCCGAGCGGTTCGCACCGCAGTGGCCATGCGGGAGGGGATCGAGCGGCTCAGCGCGCAGCGGATCCGCGCCGGCAAGGAGCCCCTCACGGTGGGGGTCGGCGTCAGCACCGGGGAGGCGGTGGCGGGCACCGTGGGCACGCAGGATCGGATGGAATACACCGTGATCGGTGACAGCGTGAACTTGGCCGCCCGGCTCGAATCCAACGCCAAGTCCATGCAGATCCTCATGAGCGGACGCACCTATCGGGACGTGAAGGAGCACGTGGAGGCGCGCCCGCTGGGCGTGGTGAAGGTGAAGGGCAAGGAAGAGGACGTCGAGGTGTACGAGGTGCTGCGGCTCAAATGA